In Poecile atricapillus isolate bPoeAtr1 chromosome 1, bPoeAtr1.hap1, whole genome shotgun sequence, the sequence TGTGTTAACATGAAGAACACTGACAATCTGATTGGGATAAATGGAGCTGTGAATGAAACAAATTCAGGAGAGGGTAAGAGGAATTGCAGATAGCAGGCAACAAACTGatttaaaagggaaagaaaaaaacaagctcAGTTCAAGCCCAGAGAAATCAAATGAACTTTCACTAGACATGGCGCCCTGAGCTCTATCTCCAAAGCCTCTGTAGTGGTGTGAGAGACCAAGAAGTGGGAACAGGTCAGCTCCTCACTGATGCATTTTCTTGAATCTAAGGGATTGACAAGGTAAAAATTTTTCTTCCACCTAACTCAGCATCAAAATCCACTCACAATTCAGCTACTGATGTCAGGTTCAACAGAAAGTGGAGTGTATAGGGAGGAAATCACTCACCATGCCATTGCAAAAAACTGTAAGATACAGAAAAGCAGTGCGAGTCCCGCCTTGCGCCactggagggagaggagaggggacgGGGAagaaacacagcacagacaACAGTGTAAGAATTTTACTTCTAAAATACTATATtcttataaatatatattttttatgtattattatatgatatattattatattattaaattatatattttattttatatattatatattacatattatatatacagCTATATTAACTACAGTTATATATACATACAGGACTCCAGTACTCACCCAGAAAGCAGAACACAGTGTTAGTATGAGGCACAactagaagaaaacaaattattttaattaaaaatagaaataactCCAGTTTCTATAAATATTGCAACAATGTAATGGGGTCcttcacagagaaagaaataacatcatttcacagttttatttaattctgCATCATAGGAGTTCCTTGTATTTAAAAGTTccttgtatttaaaatgctctCGCTATTATATTTCTGAAGTGAATTAAAGCAATCAGGAAACATCATCTTGGTATCTCCAGAAAGTGATTTTATGGCTGCAAAGGAGCAAGAGGaacagcttcctgcagctcttttGCAGGTCCCTACTCCATCCCACACACTTCTTGGTGTCACCATCACATACCACATTTCACTGTTTTGTAAGACCTTTCAAATACTTTTCAGTTACTGCGCTTAGTCCTTCTGCTTCTGCACAGTTCCTGATGATTACATGGTTACCACAGCATTGAAGTTATGTCATTATTTAAAAGCTCACCAATTAAAACTAAGCTACACTTTCAAGAACTTTGGGCTGCTGCTTAGTAGCTCTCCTGTGTATATATTTAAGTAAGGCCTAGTCACTCAAACAagccctttttctgttttcagtatGTGCACTGtgtctctctttctttactaTAGGTAAAATCTTGGAGGGTAGTAggattattttctgctttaatcCTCAGTTTTAACAGAAGCCTCCTATTAGTTTTCAATTTAAGATATGACAGCTCATTTGTATATGATAGATGCTGATAATTCATCTTCCTTCATCAGCACCTAACAGCCTTTAGATACACATGTACCACTGTGCTACCAGAGATTATAATGTACATCCTTCTGctagaatagaaaaaaaaccctatatAGTACTGCATATTCAGACACTAAGACATGCATTACCAAAGAAATCATACACTTGAGCTCAACCAGTACTGACAATAAATGCAGCTCTTCCATTACTTTTAAGGTGGTGATTTGTATAGTGGTCTAAATACTGCATCATACATCTAATGACAGGCTTTATCCCAGTAAACAACATTCCAGGAATTCTCCTGACTCCAGGCATCCTGAATGcatacaacacacacacacacacacacacacacacacacacacactagcTTCTTGCTTGGATCTGCAAGCATACACAGACAATTTCTCAAGCTCTGCAGTATCTCTGGATGTGCAAAGAGAAATTGGAAAGTGCTGATGCCAAACAAACACTCTGATGACATTCAGACTAAAAACGGGAGGTTCATGCAAGTTAAAGCACCTTTCAACTTTCTGACTTGCcaggagaaaacaggaaagttgcagagacagaaaacaaaacccgTGTACTTTAAAGGAGAGTCAATCTGAAACTTAGCAGCAACTTTCAGACACAGAAGCTCACACAACACAAGGCTTGCTATAACTTCtatcttctgaaaataaaataattctaagGATGACTCCACTGAATGTTGAATTTGCAATTTCATTTGGTCATACAAGTTTCAAAACCTGAAGCTATCAGCCAGCTGGGATGATCCCCAATGCAAGGTGACTAAGACacagcttccccagctgctTTGTCATGAAGAGATGATCTTATCAAGGTAGAAATACCTACACAGCTCTTTCAAGGCAATCAGACAGAATATAAAAGGATAAAATTATGCAAAGTAAAATATCTAGCAAAATCCAAAGGACAACTTAAAAAAACCTAGTTTCCCATCATTCACTTCTTAGGCAACATGTAAATATGATGCTGTGACCTCAAGTACCCTAAATGAGCACATGCATGGTTCACACACACCAGTCACAGACCCTTAATGCTCATTTAGCAAAACAAGCTGACTTCAGCTCAGTCTTGCCTAACAGAGaggtgctttttccttttttttctacaCTTACCTTTCCACTACAGCAGATGTGCAGTGTTTGACATTTTAAGAAAAGACaagaaaccacaaaccaaaaaaccactcCCAGACACATcctgagccacagctggatcaatGGGTATGGAAGGACTTCACAACGAAATTTGTTGCCAGGTTTGTGTGAGTTGAAATCCTTGGGTACTTACCAGCATAACAATAGTAGCGATCAAACGAGTAGGCTCAAACATCCGCTTCAGTTGTTTCATTGGTCCCATAAGAAACATAGTGCTGTGAAAAACAAGTCCAGATGAACACGGAAATGAGAAAGGCAAAAGTGAAACTCTGTAAGATTAAGCAGTCTGCTGCCATAGGGGCATCAGTACACTGTGTTGTTATGGTAATCAGTGCAGCATAACAAAAGAAATGGGATTATACAATGAGACAAAATccattcccccttttctttGTGTAAGGTATTCACAATTTTATTCACATTTGTTCCATTCAAATTAACAGAAGCAGAGCAGAACTATCAAGTTAGAAGCATAGTCCAAGGTCAGCTCCAATCAGATCATCCTTGACAGGTACTTTTCTAACCTGCTTTTCAAAAACgctttttaaatctgtttttcaaGAACACCATCCACAGAGGCTCTGCATGGATTGCCAGGTAATCCAGCTCAACTCCTCTACATAAAAGGCTGTTTTCAGGCCTGGATCCGTTCTCTGATCCCTTACCAGATCTGCAGCCTCATTTAGAGCCCTGGTGATGGATACTGGATGAATTACACAGAGTGGAAGTTTTATCTAAAGTGATATTTCTGCCTCATACACTATATTATTTTGCCTTATTAGCATATTACTTCCAATTCCATTATTTATGCTTTCTTGCATCATGCTAAGTTTCCACAATCACAGAAAGCTGGGCCTGTCACTGAATATGTAGGGCTTTGCCTCAAGAACCTTGATGGCCATGAAGTCTTACTACATATGCTTGCCCTGACAGACTGCCCCAAACATATTCACCAAAACACACAGAACACTTCCAAATGCAAAATggcaaagaattatttttatctggGGTAGGAGCAACCAACAATATCAAAAAACCTCAACACTCACAGCACAACTGTTGTTCTTGTTTACTTATGAGCAACTTTTTTGAATGCATTACTAAGAACaataaacaaattaaacaatattaaaattttctttaccATTTCAGATTGCTACAGAAATAATGTTCTGTAGAATTCAACAAGAAAATTATCTACAAAAGCAAATCTTCTCTCACAAATGCAACAGTTTCTACCACTTACGCACTATcattctgcttttgtttctcaTCTGTATTAGGGAAATGATATATAAAGATGGTTACCTCCCAATAGATGCAATATTCCCCAGGGTATAAAACACTGCAAAGAGCACCAGCCCTTTCTTTGGTATCCATAGCAGACAACTACCCTAAAAAGGAACATTTAGAgaaagggaggggggaaattTAACAGGTTTAAAATtgaaacaaatatatatatatatccaagAAGTGTCAAGTCACAAAAGAAATCTTAGGAAGACTTCAAGCCAAACTGCAGAATTACGCATACGAAAGTAAATCACATTTATTGTTATTCCTTTTAAGAGTCGGTGTATTGCATCTAACTGGAACAGAGTCAAACGTCTCGGCAGACTCGGAAAAAGCAAGCAACAGCACAGAGAGAGGCTGTAATTATCTGGGCTCCTGAAACTCAAATATTGGGGGGATCCGGCAAAACGTCCTTACCAAGATCGAGCACAGGCATCCGATGGCAAAACACGCAATGAAACCTTTCACTCGGGTGCCCCAACCTAACGAAGTCGCGTCGATAACCTGGAAacgaggggaaaaaacaaaagcgAAACTTGTTTACTTGTAGCTCTTGCCTCCTACCGAGCGCGAAAACTTCCTCTCAGACTCTGCTCCGTGTCCTGCCCAGGCACCCTCCCGAGTGTCCCGGGGCAAGCGGGGGATGCCGAGCCCCAGGACGCGCGGGGGCGGCGCTGGGGGAGCCCCCGCGGGaccgcccgcccgcccccgccaCCGGCGCCTTCTCCGGGAgcagctccgccgccgccgagCGCCCCGGGGAGGGGAgcccggctccccccgcccgGGTCCCCCCGCCCGGCAGCGCTACCTCGGCCAGGCCGCTCGGCTCCTCCGCGTCGCGGCCGCTCAGCACCCGCTTCAGCTTGTCCATGGCTCCACAGCCCGCCCGGCCGGCCGGCCGGAAcgccctgctctgccctgcccttcccttccctccccagggaCTACCAACCCCGGCAGGCACCGCGCCCACCTGCGCGCCGCAGGTAGGGGAAGGCCGGCGGGGCGGCGCGCAGGCTGCCGGGGGATGTAGTCCGGATCTGGATGGATCCTCTCTCCCGCCAGCACTTCCCGATCCATCGCTTGGCAGTAGCCAAACTCATTTTATAGTCACAGTGAGGTTTCATTTTAATCCCACGACTATGACTCTTCTCCCGCTCACTTTATTTTTGTAACGAGACGAGCAGTCTCCTGCCAGACAAAGGTATGTGGATACAATGTCTTACTAGCAGCCAAAATTCAGCAGCACAGGTAGTTATTTCAATCTATTTTGCTCAGTTAAAAACAGAACTGTAAATGTTTGGTACGTTTTATTTAGCAACATACAAGGAACAATATAAACTGCCACATAAAACTTGACACAAAACAGCTGGAGAATCACCCCACTCCCTCCCCCCTAAAGTTATTTATTCAAAGTGGTACTTTTCTGTGGAAATTTTGTGCCAGAGAGCTTGCTGAACACCAGTTTATACCGCTGCTTCTTGGTGATCTGCGTGGTGTAAGAAAGTCACAGAGTGCTCCAATTTTGAACTTGTTGTAACTTTGACTTCCTAAAGGTGTTCTTGTGATTTCCCCAACACCTGTGTTCCACTGAAATGCACAATACCCTTTAGAACAGATGGAGAGCACATACCTAGAGTCAGGATACAAGTCCATTCCATAAAACTTTACCAATGGGTCACAAATTAGGATGTATGATGGACAAGAGAAAATACACAGTTATAAGCTAAACATGCAGAGTGCCCTTTCCACTGCTCCCTCCCCACTCAGTGGCTTTTCCACCCACTCTATTTCAGCCCAAAGGAGTTTAATGTTAGCATCACTGACTAAGCCCAAATTAGAGTTTGAATTAACAAATGCAGATATAGTCTCCTTCATGCCAGCACTACATGACCTCTGTTCCCAGTCACACCAGCTATAAAGTGTGTTTCTGTAAGCTCTAAGGCATGTATACTAATATATGCTTAGAGTAAAAGAAGTGCCATGATTTACTTCTACCAGAAAAATCTCTTCACCCCCATTTGTTGTTCCATTCCTTTTCACTCTTTCCTCATTTCTCTCTATCACTGGAGTGGACCCAAATAATCTTCTATTATCAAATGGATTTTAATCTGTTCCATGCTGTACTCAATTGCAATCCCCTTCTTCATCCTGACACTAAAATGTTTAGAAAACAAGGgcaggaagatgaaaaaaagcCAACAGAAGTCAGGACTGTAATGGGGAACACTTCTATTTCGAAGTGGCGAAAAATTCATTCACCCAGATCATGTCTGATAATTATTACAGCTGACAACTTCTCTCAGAAactgtttcatttcagttttcttcactCATCCTATGGATCATTCTTTTACAGTAATCCTTTGCAAAGGATTCCAAAGATAAGGCTGAAGGtgtactcagaaaaaaatattctaatcaATAACTTTGTACAAACTAATCCTCACAGTCCCTCTGTGAGGTAGGCATATATTAACTCTCATTTTTACATACAGGGAATGGAGGCACAGAGAAAGGTCTTCCACAGTTAATCAGTGACACAGGAAAAACTGCAGGCAGTTCCTGCCTTTCCATCTGCTGTAGAGTTCACTAGACCAGGCTTCCTCAAATAAAAGTGAAATTGTGTTTCACACAATTTGTGTTATTTGTTTTTACTAAGGAAACAGTCACTTAGATGACAGTagactttttttctcccctaaaAACCTCAGAGTCTTCTCTACAAGAAAACCAGTTCACAAAAGATATGGTTTTGTGGTGGGTTGCTTCTAGTAAGCCATGCAGTGTAGAATACAAAGATTTTTAAGCAAAAACCCCAAGATATCAGGATGTGTACATGTTCTTATCTGCAAGCACCTTGCACCACAAGGCCTGCTTTTCACTGCAGTTACTTGCTTCCTGCACTGAGTGTCAGCAGCAAACCCAGACAAGCCTGCTCAGCTGCCCCATTCTTAGGCCAAACCAATAACACATTGCAGGATTTCCAAAAGCAATACAAGTATTTCAGTTTCATCTACAGAGTGTTGAAACCATGGCTATACAAGTGATCACACTTCTATCAATATTagaagaatattaaaataaaccaaattatGTATCTGGAATACATATTAGCATCCTTCTAATGCCACTCCTGTTTTGAACTGCAAATACCAGCATCCTTTAGGGATCAGATTTCCCCAGCCTTAAGCCCTACTGTAGTTTTGCAATTTGGCAGTCAGGGCAGTAGAACCATCACATGTGGGCACGTCCAGGAGAAGGCCAGTGCAGGACAATGCCTTTCCAGCATCATACATgactggagcagcacagggacccCAAGCCAGAGTCCCAGAACTGCACAGAGAGTCCCAAAACTTCCCAGAGAACTCCAGCTGACATCAGATTAAATTAGCATTGATAAAGAGACTTACCAGAGTCTCTCTGTTAACCTCcagctctcctcctgctctggagTTAATGCCTCACATACAATTTTATCTTTATATGGTGTCAaacaaatgtcttttttttccctacaccTACACCTATCCTCAAatgaaatgaatatttttaggTGAGACTCTGGATCAGAAACTACAAGAAGTAACTTTGTTGGTTATCAGTAGGGGAGCCAAGCAAAATGGGTCGTTTAAGACTGACAGatcaaaataaatgcagaggatttttttttttttttactgtggaTTATTTctcaacaaaaataaaatcatgccAGTTTTACAACTCTGGTAGTTTCTTAGAATCTGAAGCAGCACTAACAAAATCTTCATAGAAGTATTAGCAGATGGGGGCCCAGACAATACTCCTGCCTGCTTGGTGAACTAAACAGAACCCAGACTCCCAACAGTCATTTCTCCATTGCTGTTGAAAACTGTAACTCACCACCAGTCTATCATCAACTCCAGACacaggttaaaaaaacaaaatccaaacaaaaaacaccattAGCAAAACCTGCTTGAAATGTTTTCTCCTAAAGGCTACAGAAAAATTAGCCAAATTCTTCATTCCACTAGTAGTGAAATGCCCCCCATGACAACAATTGTGATCACATTATCTCCAGTCTACTTCAAGTCCTTATGAAGTAACATTTATTTAGACTTAGCACATGTGGTTTCCAGTGATGTTTCTGGTTTGGgctccagcttctctgggaattctagTTTTTCACAGATTGTCTCCTTTATGGGTAGATACTGAGAGATCTCGTTAGGTTCCGTGAACAGGGAAGGTGGAACGTTCtaaaaagtaaaacatttaCATGAaacaagtgaaagaaaaaaggggataAGAAAATGTATTCAAACCCCAAACTTTCATAGacaattaatttataatttactGCATGTAAACACCACTAGAGACAAACTTTTTAGAGGCAAGGGAAAAAtaagggagaaggaaaggtaCAAGAAATGGAAGGTCAGGCATTTGTCATGAATAAAAATCAACAGCTGCAACTCCAAATGTGCCACAAATTATTCTGAGCCATTACTAGAGTTTTAAGGTGACCTATTAACCTCAAACATTTGAGAAAAACTGAAAGAGTCTATTACCAAACAGACCTTAACCCTTAATACTGCTTGCAAGCACACAACCAGCCATGAAATTTAACATCATGGGATGTGGAGTACCTGAT encodes:
- the SFT2D2 gene encoding vesicle transport protein SFT2B, whose amino-acid sequence is MDKLKRVLSGRDAEEPSGLAEVIDATSLGWGTRVKGFIACFAIGCLCSILGSCLLWIPKKGLVLFAVFYTLGNIASIGSTMFLMGPMKQLKRMFEPTRLIATIVMLLCLILTLCSAFWWRKAGLALLFCILQFFAMAWYSISFIPYARDAVKKCVSVCLS